From the genome of Sulfurovum sp. NBC37-1, one region includes:
- a CDS encoding ribonuclease HII: MQNETKPLCGIDEAGRGPLAGALVMAGVVLKKPIDGLMDSKKLTEKRREALYTIVLENAEYHIVSFSAKEVDDLGISKCLQKGLQSIQNALDGCKYLFDGNSTFGVDNVSTMVKADDKVPEVSAASILAKVTRDREMIKMAEIYPEYGFEKHKGYGTKAHIEALMKYDRCEIHRRSFRVKGLDEPTLF; this comes from the coding sequence ATGCAAAATGAAACAAAACCCCTCTGTGGCATTGATGAAGCAGGGCGTGGGCCTTTGGCTGGGGCGCTGGTCATGGCGGGTGTTGTCCTGAAAAAGCCGATAGATGGTCTGATGGACTCCAAGAAGTTGACAGAGAAAAGACGGGAAGCTCTCTACACGATCGTGCTTGAAAATGCCGAGTATCATATTGTCTCTTTTTCGGCAAAAGAAGTGGATGATCTTGGTATCTCAAAATGTTTACAGAAAGGTTTACAGTCTATACAAAATGCACTTGACGGATGTAAATATCTCTTTGACGGGAACAGCACTTTTGGTGTAGATAATGTCAGTACAATGGTCAAGGCAGACGACAAGGTCCCTGAAGTCTCAGCGGCAAGTATCTTGGCCAAAGTAACCCGTGACAGGGAGATGATAAAAATGGCCGAGATTTATCCAGAGTACGGCTTTGAAAAGCATAAAGGGTATGGTACCAAAGCGCATATCGAGGCTTTGATGAAGTATGACAGGTGTGAAATACACCGCAGGAGCTTCCGGGTGAAAGGCCTGGACGAACCTACGCTCTTTTAG
- a CDS encoding AAA family ATPase, whose product MELVYLWVEEYKNIHRQGFNFSPKFNCHYDEDKNELTIDENDDYIENFFGDNINVTAIVGKNGSGKSSVLEVLTYLYWQGQIRSEEDKTYFLYKKGDNFSLQCNNYEIHSRKPFKDFININNNTKIKSPAHFSDRTQMSLISFSNCISDITHNKQLKNLKTYDKFYNGIQPDTPMMKSKDVYDNFNQKFLNILKYKKDFFDFVDKNLIFTDFQVELHINELGAWFIGDKLYEKLIISEDSNELLSFGRTEEDTKSALYRALSLFLIEKSRSIRRYDDLDQRSNEEDEEYLKKNIFNKVKELFKQKDFGEEEYKKVLDVCLEALKPSFNNLKKRVRDSFLPEDYSVEVVDRIIKKYNFDKPNIYKSKTYSIDDVTIENVIESALEKDLLNEKVLRVNFFKNNDKSHSFLNLSSGEKLYLNILTNYAYTLFKLEDNYKGIVLFDEIELSFHPDWQKRILKHLMYIFHNIQESRKVNLHLLFTTHSPFLLSDISKQNIIFLDKNEKGNCKVVNGLKEKKQTFGANIQTLLSDSFFMEDGLMGEFAKGKINEIIEFHNEIEEEEKKEKSNFDLVKARYKEKKKRFWQTQSIIGEDYLKQVIKNHLRDIENILWGHDEAKQEEIKRLRAEADKLERLP is encoded by the coding sequence ATGGAGCTTGTCTATTTGTGGGTGGAGGAGTATAAAAATATTCATAGGCAGGGGTTTAATTTTTCTCCAAAATTTAATTGTCATTATGATGAAGATAAAAATGAATTAACCATAGATGAGAACGATGACTACATAGAAAATTTCTTTGGTGACAATATTAATGTAACGGCTATTGTTGGAAAGAATGGGAGTGGGAAGAGTAGTGTTTTAGAGGTATTAACATATTTGTATTGGCAAGGGCAAATTAGAAGTGAAGAAGATAAAACCTATTTTCTTTATAAAAAAGGTGATAACTTTAGTCTCCAATGTAATAATTATGAGATTCATAGTAGAAAACCTTTTAAAGATTTTATTAATATTAATAATAATACTAAAATCAAATCCCCTGCACATTTTTCTGATAGAACTCAAATGTCACTTATATCATTTTCCAATTGTATTAGTGATATAACTCACAATAAGCAACTAAAGAATTTGAAAACTTATGATAAATTTTATAATGGTATCCAGCCAGATACTCCAATGATGAAGAGCAAAGATGTATATGATAATTTTAATCAAAAATTTCTAAATATACTCAAATATAAAAAAGACTTTTTTGATTTTGTGGATAAAAATCTAATATTCACTGATTTTCAAGTAGAGCTACATATAAATGAGCTAGGTGCATGGTTCATTGGTGATAAATTATATGAAAAATTAATAATTTCAGAAGATAGCAATGAGTTATTATCTTTTGGACGGACAGAAGAAGATACTAAAAGTGCGTTATATAGGGCTCTTTCCTTATTCTTGATCGAAAAGAGTAGAAGCATTAGAAGATATGATGATTTGGATCAGCGTAGTAACGAAGAAGATGAAGAGTATTTAAAGAAAAATATTTTTAATAAAGTTAAAGAGCTATTTAAACAAAAGGATTTTGGAGAGGAGGAATACAAAAAAGTTTTAGATGTTTGCCTTGAAGCACTGAAACCATCATTTAACAATCTAAAAAAAAGAGTAAGAGATAGTTTCTTGCCTGAGGATTATAGTGTAGAAGTAGTTGATAGAATCATAAAAAAATATAATTTTGATAAACCTAATATTTATAAAAGTAAGACATATAGTATTGATGATGTAACAATTGAAAATGTTATCGAAAGTGCGCTAGAAAAAGATTTATTGAATGAAAAAGTATTAAGGGTTAATTTTTTTAAAAACAACGATAAAAGTCATTCGTTTTTAAATCTTAGCTCGGGAGAAAAACTTTATTTGAATATTCTAACAAATTATGCATATACTTTATTCAAGCTAGAAGATAATTATAAAGGGATAGTATTATTTGATGAGATAGAGTTGTCATTTCATCCTGATTGGCAAAAAAGAATACTAAAACATTTAATGTATATTTTTCATAATATACAAGAATCAAGAAAAGTAAATTTACATTTACTTTTCACAACACACTCACCATTCCTCCTATCCGACATTTCAAAACAAAACATAATCTTCCTAGATAAAAATGAAAAAGGAAACTGTAAAGTAGTTAATGGACTAAAAGAAAAAAAACAAACCTTTGGAGCAAACATCCAAACCTTATTAAGTGACAGTTTTTTCATGGAAGATGGGCTTATGGGAGAGTTTGCTAAGGGGAAGATAAATGAGATTATAGAGTTTCATAACGAGATAGAGGAAGAGGAGAAAAAAGAAAAAAGTAACTTTGACCTAGTAAAAGCCAGATATAAAGAAAAGAAAAAAAGATTTTGGCAAACACAGTCAATCATTGGTGAAGATTATTTAAAGCAGGTTATCAAAAACCATTTAAGAGATATAGAGAATATTTTATGGGGACATGATGAGGCTAAACAAGAAGAGATAAAACGATTAAGGGCAGAAGCTGATAAGTTGGAGCGTTTGCCATGA
- a CDS encoding REP-associated tyrosine transposase, translated as MSNYTRLYLDGYSYFITIVTQGRNPILIDNISLLRDSFKRSKQRYDYHIDAIIILPDHIHMIITPKHPQDYSKIITHIKRSFVYGLDKNLKEEAREKLTSSSYHRKLSGIWQKRFYEHTIRDEKDWLEKMNYIQHNAVKHEYAETWKQWQYSSFIKNP; from the coding sequence ATGTCAAATTACACCCGATTATACCTTGATGGCTATAGCTACTTCATCACCATTGTCACGCAAGGCAGAAACCCTATACTTATTGACAACATTTCCCTGTTACGTGACAGCTTCAAACGAAGCAAACAAAGGTATGATTATCATATAGATGCCATCATTATTTTACCGGATCATATCCATATGATCATCACTCCCAAACACCCCCAAGACTACTCTAAAATTATCACACACATCAAACGAAGTTTTGTTTACGGCTTAGACAAAAACCTAAAAGAAGAAGCCAGAGAAAAACTCACCTCCTCCAGCTACCATCGTAAACTCTCTGGCATCTGGCAAAAAAGATTTTATGAACACACCATAAGAGATGAAAAAGATTGGCTAGAGAAAATGAACTATATACAACATAATGCGGTAAAACATGAATATGCCGAGACTTGGAAACAATGGCAATATTCATCATTCATAAAAAACCCGTAG
- the recQ gene encoding DNA helicase RecQ, protein MNKLQTLEDYFGHKTFRPLQEEVVDAILNREDVLMILPTGGGKSLCYQLPTLLMEGVTVVVSPLLALMHDQVIALRANGISAAMLSSMQDMEESRQIEAQLQRGEIKLLYVAPERLTNAYFLNMLHQLDINFFVIDEAHCVSEWGHEFRENYRRLSLLKEQFATTPVAAFTATATKAVEEDIASNLGLQNPKRVRGSLFRENLTIHSRHRIKDGREQLLEFLKSHQGESGIIYTLSRKSTESVAHFLQNKGIEAKAYHAGLPTAEKNATYADFVADRVQIVVATIAFGMGIDKSNIRFVVHMTLPKTLENFYQEIGRAGRDGLEAETLLLFSAQDIVQQKMFIEDLPETPYKQHAFNKLDSMVRFANSENCRHQSIAAYFDDRIEACGEKCDNCTTTQSEKVDITTASRMLLSTILRTEQKFGLHYVIDVLRGSKEQRVLQNGHDTLSVYGIGEEYSKAQWMTIGDKLLELGAVEIGEFKVYKLTNFGVEVIKGAHGIKLKKERLAVQKAKPKRKVTYFDDYDVEMYDKLRDLRTKIASEKGIPPYIVFSDKTLKDLSNKQPQTKDEMLEVHGIGEVKFERYGEAFLELLAV, encoded by the coding sequence ATGAATAAACTGCAAACACTCGAAGATTATTTTGGACACAAGACTTTCAGACCGCTGCAGGAAGAGGTAGTGGATGCCATCCTGAACAGAGAGGATGTGCTGATGATCCTTCCCACAGGAGGAGGAAAATCGCTCTGCTACCAGCTTCCCACGCTGTTGATGGAAGGCGTGACGGTCGTCGTTTCTCCTCTTTTGGCACTCATGCATGACCAGGTGATCGCGCTCAGAGCGAACGGCATCTCTGCCGCCATGCTTTCAAGTATGCAAGATATGGAAGAGAGCCGGCAGATTGAAGCACAGCTCCAGCGCGGAGAGATCAAATTGCTTTATGTTGCACCGGAACGTTTGACCAATGCCTATTTTCTCAATATGCTGCATCAGCTTGACATCAACTTCTTTGTTATAGATGAGGCACACTGTGTGAGTGAATGGGGGCATGAGTTCAGGGAGAATTACCGGCGGCTTTCCCTCCTCAAAGAACAGTTCGCTACAACCCCCGTCGCTGCTTTTACGGCGACAGCGACCAAGGCGGTAGAAGAGGATATAGCATCAAATCTTGGTTTGCAGAACCCCAAGCGTGTCAGGGGTTCTCTCTTTCGTGAAAACCTGACCATCCACTCCCGACACCGGATTAAAGACGGGCGTGAACAGTTGCTGGAATTTCTCAAGTCTCATCAGGGAGAATCCGGGATCATCTATACCCTTTCACGCAAATCTACCGAATCGGTTGCCCATTTCCTTCAGAACAAAGGCATAGAAGCAAAGGCATACCATGCAGGGCTGCCAACGGCGGAGAAGAATGCGACCTATGCGGACTTTGTGGCCGATCGGGTGCAGATCGTTGTGGCGACCATCGCATTCGGTATGGGGATCGACAAGAGCAATATCCGTTTTGTGGTACATATGACACTGCCCAAAACACTGGAGAATTTTTATCAGGAGATCGGACGTGCAGGCAGGGATGGCCTGGAAGCGGAAACCCTGCTGCTCTTTTCTGCGCAGGACATTGTACAGCAGAAGATGTTCATAGAGGACCTTCCCGAAACACCTTACAAGCAGCATGCATTCAACAAGCTTGACAGCATGGTGCGTTTTGCCAACTCGGAGAATTGCCGTCACCAGAGCATCGCCGCCTATTTTGATGATCGTATTGAGGCCTGCGGTGAGAAGTGTGACAACTGTACGACAACACAGAGTGAAAAGGTTGACATTACAACGGCTTCACGGATGCTGCTTTCGACCATCCTGCGTACCGAACAGAAGTTCGGACTGCATTATGTGATCGATGTGCTCAGGGGAAGCAAAGAACAGCGCGTGCTTCAAAACGGGCACGATACGCTTTCCGTCTACGGCATAGGAGAGGAGTACAGCAAAGCACAGTGGATGACCATCGGAGACAAGCTTCTGGAACTCGGTGCGGTAGAAATAGGTGAGTTCAAGGTTTACAAATTGACGAACTTCGGGGTTGAGGTCATCAAGGGTGCACATGGTATCAAGTTGAAAAAAGAACGCTTGGCGGTCCAAAAGGCCAAGCCAAAACGCAAGGTCACTTATTTTGACGACTATGATGTCGAGATGTATGACAAACTGAGAGACTTGCGCACGAAGATCGCATCGGAGAAAGGCATACCTCCTTACATCGTCTTTTCGGACAAGACGCTCAAGGACCTTAGCAATAAGCAACCGCAAACAAAAGATGAGATGCTGGAGGTGCATGGCATAGGAGAAGTGAAGTTCGAGAGGTACGGAGAGGCGTTTTTGGAGTTGTTGGCAGTGTAG
- a CDS encoding response regulator transcription factor, producing MQKDSIEIIVIEDEEDLLELLEYHLSKEGYTVTGFLSTENVEQFLEEETPSLMLVDRNLPGMEGSEFIAYLRAIGYDIPVIFLTAKDQESELEEGFNAGGDDYICKPFNPRELTLRIKALLKRAGVLQKQERIKYKMLTMDLVHKKLFVNDELISLTNLEFNLLHTFLKNIDKPLTRDFLRQEAWGQEGEGVNDNAVNVAINRLKNKIDPQNDQNYFHPVWGVGYKFH from the coding sequence ATGCAGAAAGATAGTATAGAGATCATCGTTATTGAAGATGAAGAGGACCTTTTGGAGCTTTTGGAGTATCACCTCTCTAAAGAGGGGTATACTGTAACGGGTTTTCTTTCAACAGAGAATGTAGAGCAGTTCCTTGAAGAGGAGACTCCTTCTCTTATGCTGGTAGACCGCAATCTTCCGGGAATGGAGGGAAGTGAATTTATAGCTTACCTTCGTGCTATAGGGTATGACATTCCCGTCATTTTCCTGACGGCAAAAGACCAGGAGTCGGAGCTTGAAGAAGGGTTTAATGCAGGCGGAGATGACTATATCTGTAAACCGTTCAACCCAAGAGAGTTGACACTTCGTATCAAGGCATTGCTTAAGCGTGCCGGTGTCCTTCAGAAGCAGGAACGTATCAAATATAAAATGTTGACAATGGACCTTGTACACAAGAAACTTTTTGTCAATGACGAGTTGATTTCTCTTACCAATCTTGAATTCAACCTTCTCCATACTTTTTTGAAAAATATAGACAAACCCCTGACACGTGATTTCCTCCGGCAGGAAGCGTGGGGACAGGAGGGAGAAGGTGTCAATGACAATGCGGTCAATGTGGCCATCAACCGTTTGAAGAACAAAATAGACCCGCAAAATGATCAGAATTATTTCCATCCGGTATGGGGTGTCGGATATAAATTTCATTAA
- a CDS encoding phosphate signaling complex PhoU family protein, giving the protein MLSKNEEKLKEVREKIVEILQDLTISQKLALRALEECDPKSFEQVKVPLKQINKKTEEIDNLVLIIFARYAPEASDLREMVAALKITSALQRIATNEKNYIKNMAVCNPQTDEEIKRVIVESLTINRCTIKALEYTIEMVNETKDKDRITELESKIAVEYSKTDDVYSMIEKDVLQLMHQNHEINEEYMNLLKYIRKNLKIIDRLEDIASRIEFARLGGTL; this is encoded by the coding sequence ATGTTAAGTAAAAATGAAGAGAAACTCAAAGAAGTACGTGAAAAGATTGTAGAGATACTGCAGGACCTTACCATCTCCCAGAAGTTGGCACTTAGGGCACTGGAGGAATGTGATCCCAAAAGTTTTGAGCAGGTAAAAGTGCCGTTGAAGCAGATCAATAAAAAAACAGAGGAGATCGACAATCTTGTACTGATCATCTTTGCGCGCTATGCTCCGGAAGCCTCTGATCTCAGAGAAATGGTCGCTGCACTGAAGATCACGTCGGCCTTGCAGCGTATCGCTACGAATGAGAAGAACTATATCAAGAATATGGCGGTATGCAATCCTCAGACAGATGAAGAGATCAAACGTGTCATCGTCGAGTCTCTTACCATTAACCGCTGTACCATCAAGGCGCTGGAATACACCATTGAAATGGTCAACGAAACAAAAGACAAGGATAGGATCACGGAGCTTGAAAGCAAAATTGCCGTGGAGTACAGTAAAACGGATGATGTCTACAGTATGATCGAAAAGGATGTACTGCAGCTGATGCACCAGAACCACGAGATCAATGAAGAGTACATGAATCTGTTAAAATACATCAGAAAGAACCTGAAGATCATCGACCGTCTGGAAGATATCGCTTCAAGAATAGAGTTCGCACGTCTGGGTGGTACGCTATAG
- the pstB gene encoding phosphate ABC transporter ATP-binding protein PstB, translated as MANSELKKVMEVKDLFFTYPGAPEPTLKGNNLPIYKNKITALIGPSGCGKSTLLRAMNRIHDLYPGFTYKGKINLRNRETGKMENVLELKKENELIRLRQRVGMIFQKPTPFPMSIYDNVAYGLRLQGIKNKGELDGLVEEALKGAAIWKEAKDRLKDSAMGMSGGQQQRLCIARSVALKPEVLLFDEPTSALDPISTGAIEELITEIKKDITVAIVTHNMQQASRLSDFTTFMYLGDIIEFDKTDKIFLNPSEKMTEDYITGRFG; from the coding sequence ATGGCAAACAGTGAATTGAAAAAAGTGATGGAGGTAAAGGATCTCTTCTTTACCTATCCGGGGGCACCGGAACCGACACTGAAGGGGAATAACCTTCCCATTTACAAGAACAAGATCACGGCACTGATCGGGCCGAGCGGATGCGGAAAATCGACACTGCTCAGAGCGATGAACCGCATCCACGACCTCTACCCCGGGTTTACCTACAAAGGAAAGATCAATCTTCGTAACAGGGAAACAGGAAAAATGGAGAATGTACTCGAACTCAAAAAGGAAAATGAGCTCATTAGGCTCAGACAGCGTGTGGGGATGATCTTTCAAAAGCCCACGCCGTTCCCGATGAGCATTTATGACAATGTGGCCTATGGCTTGAGACTTCAGGGCATTAAGAACAAGGGTGAACTTGACGGACTGGTGGAAGAAGCACTCAAGGGTGCGGCTATCTGGAAAGAGGCCAAAGACCGTTTGAAAGACAGCGCCATGGGAATGAGCGGCGGGCAGCAGCAGCGACTGTGCATCGCACGTTCTGTGGCACTTAAGCCTGAAGTACTGCTGTTTGACGAACCGACCTCTGCGCTGGATCCTATCTCCACAGGAGCGATTGAAGAGCTCATTACCGAGATCAAAAAAGATATTACAGTGGCTATCGTCACACACAATATGCAGCAGGCAAGCCGTCTAAGCGATTTTACGACCTTCATGTATCTGGGGGATATCATAGAGTTCGACAAGACAGATAAGATCTTCTTGAACCCTTCTGAAAAGATGACGGAAGACTATATTACAGGTAGATTCGGATAA
- the pstA gene encoding phosphate ABC transporter permease PstA, producing the protein MNRLLLNKIILILSTVSALIGIGFLFWILITLTYKGVASIHMETFTKDLVEGGIRNLLVGQFTMALMATLVAVPLGVLAGIYLREYGRGSKFASVIRTLSDVMTSAPSIVIGVFVFAILVDPFGSYNGWAGIAALAIMMLPIIIGTTDNMLALVPKELREAGIALGGSKHKIILQIVLQAAKVGVTTGILLSFARIIGETAPLLFTSANNQFFTMDLTGQFPSLTVSIYNLATYPDAPSRDLAWAASFILTAIVLFINLTGRYFTRNKH; encoded by the coding sequence ATGAACAGATTATTGCTCAATAAAATCATTTTGATCCTTTCTACGGTTTCGGCCCTCATCGGTATAGGATTTCTTTTCTGGATCCTCATTACCCTGACCTATAAAGGGGTGGCGAGCATCCACATGGAGACTTTTACGAAAGACCTTGTGGAAGGTGGCATAAGGAACCTGCTTGTCGGACAGTTCACCATGGCGCTCATGGCGACCCTGGTCGCGGTACCACTTGGTGTACTGGCGGGCATCTATCTGCGCGAGTACGGGCGCGGCAGCAAATTTGCATCCGTCATCCGTACCCTGAGTGATGTCATGACCTCTGCACCCTCCATCGTGATCGGTGTTTTTGTCTTTGCTATTCTGGTCGATCCTTTTGGAAGCTATAACGGATGGGCAGGTATCGCGGCACTGGCCATCATGATGCTGCCCATCATCATCGGGACGACGGACAATATGCTGGCACTGGTACCCAAAGAGTTGAGGGAGGCCGGCATCGCCCTTGGTGGAAGCAAGCATAAAATTATTTTACAGATCGTACTTCAGGCGGCAAAAGTGGGTGTGACAACCGGTATCCTCCTCTCCTTTGCAAGAATCATCGGAGAAACGGCACCGCTGCTCTTCACTTCGGCAAACAACCAGTTCTTTACGATGGACCTGACAGGACAGTTCCCTTCTCTGACGGTGAGCATCTATAACCTGGCCACCTATCCTGATGCACCGAGCAGGGACCTGGCATGGGCGGCCTCTTTCATTCTGACAGCGATCGTACTGTTCATCAATCTGACGGGACGATACTTTACCCGAAACAAACACTAA
- the pstC gene encoding phosphate ABC transporter permease subunit PstC, producing MGGKLFKNFSLFSATLSFFLLVGIFAILFTYAQKSMHTFGFDFLYTEIWEPGEDDEGGIFGGYIPIMGTLMSTLIAMLLATPLAMGIAIFLTEIAPGQIVKPFSIAIELLAAIPSIIYGMWGLFYFAPIVQQIFGGNGVGLLTAGIVLAIMVIPFMAAITRDSMNTTPDVLKESAYAIGATKFEVIKDVVMPYSKGGIIGSVILSLGRALGETMAIAFLIGSVMTFPKHITDPTTSIPVLLANNFAEAQDLEMSSMYYLALILFVVSFTVITLAKFYFFGRKNTHRSGE from the coding sequence ATGGGTGGAAAACTCTTTAAAAACTTTTCCTTATTTTCAGCAACACTCTCCTTTTTTCTTCTTGTAGGGATCTTCGCGATACTCTTTACCTATGCGCAGAAGTCAATGCACACTTTCGGTTTTGATTTCCTCTATACGGAGATCTGGGAACCGGGTGAAGATGATGAAGGCGGTATATTCGGCGGATACATTCCTATCATGGGTACGCTGATGAGTACGCTTATAGCAATGCTCCTTGCAACGCCGCTGGCGATGGGGATCGCTATTTTCCTGACAGAGATCGCCCCCGGTCAGATCGTCAAACCTTTTTCGATCGCCATTGAGCTTCTTGCCGCGATCCCGAGTATCATTTACGGTATGTGGGGTCTTTTCTATTTTGCACCGATCGTACAGCAGATCTTTGGAGGAAACGGTGTGGGGCTGTTGACAGCAGGGATTGTGCTTGCGATCATGGTCATTCCCTTTATGGCGGCGATCACGCGTGATTCCATGAATACGACACCGGACGTACTCAAGGAGTCCGCCTATGCGATAGGTGCGACCAAGTTCGAAGTGATCAAAGATGTAGTCATGCCTTATTCCAAAGGGGGGATCATCGGTTCGGTTATTCTCTCCCTGGGTAGGGCTTTGGGTGAAACGATGGCTATAGCCTTCCTGATCGGTTCTGTGATGACATTTCCGAAACACATTACCGATCCGACCACGTCCATTCCAGTCCTACTGGCGAACAACTTCGCAGAAGCGCAGGACCTTGAAATGTCGAGTATGTACTATCTGGCGCTGATCTTATTTGTGGTCAGTTTTACGGTGATCACTTTGGCAAAATTCTACTTTTTCGGTAGAAAAAACACGCATAGGAGCGGAGAATGA
- the pstS gene encoding phosphate ABC transporter substrate-binding protein PstS, whose product MTFKKLVTAAVVASVALTAANADELKGRGASFPGPVYKAWTSGYFDATGKKVNYTPTGSGDGIKSITKRMVDFGGSDKPLKPKTLKKKKLYMFPSVVGSIVLAYNIDGVKDGELKLSRAAIDAIFTGKAKFWDDAVITKENAGLKLPHAPITTCVRADKSGTTFNFTYFLNKINPEFKVSKKPTWKAGKVVAGKSNSGVSANIQQVKNSIGYIEYSYKIKLGLPAAQVENKEGKFINPTVKSFQDAAKYATWTPENDFYAVIGDPAGATSYPIVAATFILLPQEKTEKNKEVTAFFDWAYKNGDKAAADLGYVPLPSSTKDQIRKYWEAKGIK is encoded by the coding sequence ATGACATTCAAGAAACTTGTAACAGCAGCAGTAGTGGCTTCAGTAGCACTTACAGCGGCAAATGCAGATGAGCTTAAGGGAAGAGGGGCTTCATTCCCCGGACCGGTATACAAAGCATGGACATCAGGATATTTTGATGCGACAGGTAAAAAAGTGAACTATACACCGACAGGTTCCGGTGACGGTATTAAGTCCATTACAAAAAGAATGGTCGATTTCGGTGGTTCGGACAAACCGCTTAAGCCTAAAACACTTAAAAAGAAGAAGCTTTACATGTTCCCTTCTGTAGTAGGTTCTATTGTACTTGCCTATAATATTGACGGTGTCAAGGACGGCGAACTGAAGCTTTCCCGTGCTGCAATCGATGCGATCTTTACAGGTAAAGCAAAATTTTGGGATGATGCAGTCATCACAAAAGAAAATGCAGGTCTCAAGCTTCCACACGCACCTATTACAACCTGTGTAAGAGCGGACAAGTCAGGTACAACATTCAACTTTACTTACTTCCTTAACAAGATCAACCCTGAATTTAAAGTCAGCAAGAAGCCGACATGGAAAGCAGGAAAAGTAGTGGCAGGGAAATCAAACTCCGGTGTTTCTGCGAACATTCAGCAGGTCAAAAACTCCATCGGTTACATTGAATACTCTTACAAGATCAAACTTGGTCTTCCTGCAGCGCAGGTAGAGAACAAAGAGGGCAAATTTATCAACCCGACAGTCAAGTCTTTCCAGGATGCAGCGAAGTATGCTACATGGACACCTGAAAATGACTTCTATGCCGTTATCGGAGACCCTGCTGGTGCAACTTCCTATCCGATCGTTGCAGCAACGTTCATCCTTCTTCCACAGGAGAAGACAGAAAAGAACAAAGAGGTAACAGCCTTCTTTGACTGGGCATACAAAAACGGTGACAAAGCGGCAGCTGACCTTGGGTATGTACCGCTTCCTTCCTCAACAAAAGATCAGATCAGAAAATACTGGGAAGCAAAAGGCATCAAGTAA
- a CDS encoding response regulator transcription factor, with protein MENNNIEIVVIEDEEDILELLEYHLSKEGYSVTGFLSTENVEQFIEEESPVLLIVDRNLPGVEGSEFVSQIRETGYDIPVIYLTARDKDSDIEEGFVSGGDDYMTKPFKPRELLLRIEALLRRSGASSSEKIRYRDMTLDMHQHTLRIEDKEIELTNLEFRLLYTFVKNPKQPLERDFLRDEVWGGDSADFHDKTINVAMNRLRKKIDPEGSKEYITPVWGIGYKFA; from the coding sequence ATGGAAAATAATAATATTGAAATCGTAGTGATCGAAGATGAAGAAGATATCCTGGAACTGCTTGAGTATCACCTTTCAAAAGAAGGCTATAGTGTAACTGGCTTTCTCTCTACAGAGAATGTAGAACAGTTTATAGAAGAAGAAAGTCCCGTATTGTTGATAGTAGACCGGAACCTTCCCGGTGTAGAGGGTAGTGAGTTTGTTTCCCAGATACGTGAGACAGGGTACGATATTCCGGTGATCTATCTGACGGCAAGAGACAAGGATAGTGATATAGAGGAGGGTTTCGTCTCCGGTGGTGATGACTACATGACCAAGCCATTCAAACCCAGGGAATTGCTACTACGCATTGAAGCGCTCTTGAGACGTTCCGGGGCAAGCAGTAGCGAGAAGATCAGATACCGCGATATGACTTTGGATATGCATCAGCATACACTGAGGATAGAGGATAAAGAGATTGAGCTGACCAATTTGGAATTCAGGCTCCTGTATACATTTGTCAAAAATCCGAAGCAGCCGCTTGAGAGAGATTTTTTAAGGGATGAAGTATGGGGAGGTGACAGTGCGGACTTTCATGATAAGACCATTAATGTGGCGATGAACCGCCTCAGAAAAAAGATAGACCCGGAAGGGAGCAAAGAGTACATCACCCCGGTTTGGGGCATCGGGTATAAATTCGCTTGA